CCCGCGACCCGCGCTGCACCCTGTCGGTGGCACTCGACGAGGCCGACCTGGTGGTCGAGGGCGACGCGAACCTGGTCACCGAGCCCGCCGTCGTCGCCGAGATGGCGGAGCTGTGGGCGGGCGACGGGTGGCCGTGCCGCGTCGACGAGTCGGGTGCCGCGCTGACCGCCGACTTCAGTGCGCCGTCGGCCGGCCCGCCGCCCTGGTATGTCTACCGGGTGACGCCGCGACGGGCGACCGTCCTGCAGACCGTGGAGCCCGGTGGCGCAACCCTCTTCGACTTCGACGCGCAGTAGCGTCGCGGACCTCGGTGCCGGGTCAGTCGGTCAGTACGACGATGCGGTCCGGCGCTTCGATCTCGACCCGCTGCCCGGCGTCGGCGAGGACCGCGGCCACACCGTTCACGTCGCGTACGGAACGCCGCGTGCGGACCAGCTCGCGGGCCATCAGACCTTTGTAGTGCTTGTTGAAATGGCTGACCACCTTGCGTGAGCCGTCCGGTTGTTCGGTCATCACGGTCGCCGTCACCGCGCCGCGCACCGGACCGAGCTGGTGGTAGACGCCCGAGCGCAGGTCCACGACGAAGTCGTCGACCGCGTCCAGCGCGGGGGACAGGTCCGGTTTCCACAGCGCCGCCAGGGTCGGCATCCCGGGCAGTTTGGACCCGCCCGAGAGTCGATACGCGGGAATCGGATCCGGTGCCCGCACGACACCGAACAGCGCCGACCCGATCGCCAGCCGGTCGGCGGCCTTGGTCTTGCCTGCCCGAGTCAGCGACCGGTGATCGAGGGCGTCGTAGAGGACGCCGGTGTAGCGCTCGAGAGCCGGCCGGGTGGGGGACAGCCACAGGTCGGCGTTGCGGTCGACCTCGTCGAGCTGGGTGGCGCCGAGCCCGAGCGCGGTACGACTGGCCTCGAGGTCGGCGGCCAGGGCGACGAGCGCGTCGGCGACCTGCTTGCGGACCGGGTTCAGCTCGGGGAAGGACAGCGTGTCGAGATCCAGGGGAGCGCCGCGCCCGCCGTCGGATTTTGTTTCGGAGGGAGGCAGGATGACGAGCACCGCAACACCATAACTAAGCTGGTTGGTCGTGATCACACGCATGTCGACCCTGTTCCTGCGGACCCTGCGCGACGACCCCGCCGACGCGGAGGTCCCCAGCCACAAGCTGCTGGTCAGAGCCGGCTACATCCGCCGAGTCGCGCCCGGTGTGTACTCGTGGCTGCCGCTCGGTCTACGCGTGCTGAAGGCGATCGAGAACGTCGTCCGCGAGGAGATGAACGCCATCGGCGGCCAGGAGATCCTGCTGCCCGCCCTGCTGCCCCGCGAGCCCTACGACACCACCAACCGCTGGACCGAATACGGCGACTCGCTCTTCCGCCTCAAGGACCGCAAGGGTGCCGACATGCTCCTCGGCCCGACCCATGAGGAACTGTTCGCGACGCTGGTCAAGGGCGAGTACTCGTCGTACAAGGACATGCCGGTCATCCTCTACCAGATCCAGACCAAATACCGCGACGAGGAACGGCCGCGCGCGGGCATCCTCCGCGGACGTGAGTTCGTGATGAAGGACGCCTACTCCTTCGACCTCGACGACGACGGACTCAAGACCGCCTACAACGCGCACCGTGAGGCGTATCAGAAGATCTTCGAGCGGTTG
The genomic region above belongs to Gordonia hongkongensis and contains:
- a CDS encoding pyridoxamine 5'-phosphate oxidase family protein, with the protein product MDAKNLAELYDIGTLDWQPVAARLTAGVSQAPGTGGPDRHTWWIATINADGSPHVTGIGALWHRDAIWLETGPSTRKARNLARDPRCTLSVALDEADLVVEGDANLVTEPAVVAEMAELWAGDGWPCRVDESGAALTADFSAPSAGPPPWYVYRVTPRRATVLQTVEPGGATLFDFDAQ
- the yaaA gene encoding peroxide stress protein YaaA, translated to MRVITTNQLSYGVAVLVILPPSETKSDGGRGAPLDLDTLSFPELNPVRKQVADALVALAADLEASRTALGLGATQLDEVDRNADLWLSPTRPALERYTGVLYDALDHRSLTRAGKTKAADRLAIGSALFGVVRAPDPIPAYRLSGGSKLPGMPTLAALWKPDLSPALDAVDDFVVDLRSGVYHQLGPVRGAVTATVMTEQPDGSRKVVSHFNKHYKGLMARELVRTRRSVRDVNGVAAVLADAGQRVEIEAPDRIVVLTD